The following are from one region of the Pseudazoarcus pumilus genome:
- a CDS encoding DUF934 domain-containing protein — translation MAKLIRNRRVEDDVYTIVTLSEGDAPETVSLPAGPALVPLAIWKSRHDELPEGSGVWLAGDEDPADIADNLTALPVIGVNFPKFADGRGYSIATLLRSRYGYTGELRAIGDVLRDQFNYLSRCGFDALQPAEGRYSEAQLEAAIASFDDFAEPYQASVAVSNPLFRRAQRAA, via the coding sequence ATGGCTAAGCTGATTCGCAACCGCCGCGTCGAGGACGATGTCTACACCATCGTGACGCTGTCCGAGGGCGATGCGCCCGAAACCGTCTCGCTGCCCGCCGGACCGGCTCTGGTGCCGCTCGCGATCTGGAAATCTCGCCACGATGAACTGCCCGAGGGCAGCGGCGTGTGGCTGGCCGGCGACGAAGACCCGGCCGACATCGCCGACAATCTGACCGCCCTGCCGGTCATCGGCGTGAACTTCCCCAAGTTCGCCGACGGCCGCGGCTACTCCATCGCCACGCTGCTGCGTAGCCGCTACGGCTATACGGGTGAGCTGCGCGCCATCGGCGACGTGCTGCGCGACCAGTTCAACTATCTCTCGCGCTGCGGCTTCGACGCCCTGCAGCCGGCCGAGGGGCGCTACAGCGAGGCGCAGCTCGAAGCGGCGATCGCAAGCTTCGACGACTTCGCCGAGCCCTATCAGGCCTCGGTCGCGGTCTCCAACCCGCTGTTCCGTCGTGCGCAGCGCGCCGCGTAA
- a CDS encoding nitrite/sulfite reductase yields MYQYDEYDQRLVDERVAQFRDQTRRYLAGELSEDEYRPLRLQNGLYIQRHAPMLRVAVPYGLLSSAQLRKLAHIARTYDRGYGHFTTRQNIQFNWPALKNVPEILAELATVEMHAIQTSGNCIRNITSDPFAGVAGDESIDPRPWAEVLRQWSTFHPEFAFLPRKFKIAVNGAEHDRAVIQAHDIGLDLVRNETGETGFRVLVGGGLGRTPIIGEEIATFVPWRHILTYCEAILRVYNRFGRRDNMYKARIKILVKSMGPAAFAEQVEAEWAHLKDGPSTLTEAEVARVAAHFVDPNYEDLPAEDVGYKALLRENKAFAAWAKRNVRAHKRPGYAIVTLSTKHKDVAPGDATAEQMDHVADWADRYSFGELRVTHEQNLVLADVKQSDLFSLWAEARDAGLASPNIGLLTDIIACPGGDFCNLANAKSIPIANAIQARFDDLDYLHDIGDIEINISGCMNACGHHHVGHIGVLGVDKNGAEWYQVSLGGRQGNDTALGKVIGPSFSAEDMPDVVERIIETYIDERFEDERFIDTVSRLGIAPFKARVYAEREPQRKVANG; encoded by the coding sequence ATGTACCAATACGACGAATACGACCAGCGGCTGGTGGACGAGCGCGTCGCGCAGTTCCGCGACCAGACGCGCCGCTACCTGGCCGGCGAGCTGTCCGAGGACGAATACCGCCCGCTGCGCCTGCAGAACGGGCTCTACATCCAGCGCCACGCGCCGATGCTGCGCGTGGCCGTGCCCTACGGGCTTCTGTCGAGCGCGCAGTTGCGCAAGCTCGCGCACATCGCGCGCACCTATGACCGCGGCTACGGCCACTTCACGACGCGCCAGAACATCCAGTTCAACTGGCCGGCGCTGAAGAATGTGCCGGAGATCCTCGCGGAGCTGGCCACGGTCGAGATGCACGCCATCCAGACCTCGGGCAACTGCATCCGCAATATCACCTCCGATCCGTTCGCCGGCGTGGCGGGCGACGAGTCGATCGATCCGCGCCCGTGGGCCGAAGTGCTGCGCCAATGGAGCACCTTCCACCCCGAGTTCGCCTTCCTGCCGCGCAAGTTCAAGATCGCCGTCAACGGCGCCGAGCACGACCGCGCGGTGATCCAGGCGCACGACATCGGGCTGGACCTGGTGCGCAACGAGACCGGCGAGACGGGTTTTCGCGTGCTCGTCGGCGGTGGCCTGGGGCGCACGCCGATCATCGGCGAAGAGATCGCCACCTTCGTGCCGTGGCGCCACATCCTGACCTATTGCGAGGCCATCCTGCGCGTCTACAACCGCTTCGGGCGGCGCGACAACATGTACAAGGCGCGCATCAAGATCCTCGTCAAGTCGATGGGTCCGGCCGCCTTCGCCGAGCAGGTCGAGGCCGAATGGGCACACCTGAAGGACGGCCCCTCCACGCTGACCGAGGCCGAAGTGGCGCGCGTCGCTGCGCACTTCGTCGACCCGAACTACGAGGACCTGCCCGCCGAGGACGTCGGCTACAAGGCACTGCTGCGCGAGAACAAGGCCTTCGCCGCCTGGGCGAAGCGCAACGTGCGAGCGCACAAGCGTCCCGGCTACGCCATCGTGACGCTGTCGACCAAGCACAAGGATGTCGCTCCGGGGGATGCCACGGCCGAGCAGATGGATCATGTCGCCGACTGGGCCGACCGCTACAGCTTCGGCGAACTGCGCGTGACGCACGAGCAAAACCTGGTGCTGGCCGACGTCAAACAGTCGGACCTGTTCTCGCTGTGGGCGGAGGCGCGCGACGCCGGGCTGGCGAGCCCCAACATCGGCCTGCTGACCGACATCATCGCCTGCCCGGGCGGAGACTTCTGCAACCTTGCCAACGCCAAGTCCATCCCCATCGCCAACGCCATCCAGGCGCGTTTCGACGACCTGGACTACCTGCACGACATCGGCGACATCGAGATCAACATCTCGGGCTGCATGAACGCCTGCGGCCATCACCACGTCGGCCACATCGGCGTGCTCGGCGTCGACAAGAACGGGGCCGAGTGGTACCAGGTCTCGCTCGGCGGCCGCCAGGGCAATGACACCGCGCTGGGCAAGGTCATCGGCCCGTCGTTCTCGGCGGAGGACATGCCCGACGTGGTCGAACGCATCATCGAGACCTACATCGACGAGCGCTTCGAGGACGAGCGCTTCATCGACACCGTGAGCCGCCTCGGCATCGCGCCCTTCAAGGCGCGTGTGTATGCCGAGCGCGAACCGCAAAGGAAGGTGGCCAATGGCTAA
- a CDS encoding CysB family HTH-type transcriptional regulator: MNLQQLRYVFEVARRGLNVSEAAEALFTSQPGVSKQIRQLEAELGTDIFVRHGKRLVEVTEPGRHILAIAERMLRDVDNLRQVGDEFSNESEGALSVATTHTQARYALPTVIRAFLERYPRVKLSLHQGSPRQVSQMVLDGEADVAIATELIPDEPELVTLPCHQWNRCIVAVPRHPILQEKPLTLEAIARHPLITYDDAFTGRSKVNKAFLGRGLKPNVVLTALDSDVIKTYVAMDLGVGILARMAFDAAEDKRLGMVDASHLFESSTTRLGLRRNAFLRGYVYAFIELFAPHLTRRMVDAALTGRGEDDYEL, translated from the coding sequence ATGAACCTGCAGCAACTGCGCTATGTCTTCGAGGTCGCCCGGCGCGGCCTCAATGTCTCGGAAGCGGCCGAGGCGCTGTTTACTTCCCAGCCCGGCGTGTCCAAGCAGATCCGCCAGCTCGAGGCGGAACTGGGCACCGACATCTTCGTGCGTCACGGCAAGCGCCTGGTCGAGGTGACCGAGCCGGGTCGCCACATCCTCGCCATTGCCGAACGCATGCTGCGTGACGTGGACAACCTGCGCCAGGTCGGCGACGAGTTCTCCAACGAGTCCGAAGGGGCGCTGTCGGTGGCGACCACCCACACGCAGGCGCGCTACGCGCTGCCGACGGTCATCCGTGCATTCCTCGAGCGCTATCCGCGCGTCAAGCTGTCGCTGCATCAGGGCAGCCCGCGTCAGGTCTCGCAGATGGTGCTCGACGGCGAAGCTGACGTGGCGATCGCCACCGAGCTGATTCCCGACGAGCCGGAGCTGGTCACGCTGCCCTGCCACCAGTGGAACCGTTGCATCGTCGCCGTGCCGCGCCACCCCATCCTGCAGGAAAAGCCGCTCACGCTCGAGGCCATCGCGCGCCATCCGCTGATCACCTACGACGACGCCTTCACCGGGCGCAGCAAGGTCAACAAGGCCTTCCTCGGGCGCGGCCTCAAGCCCAACGTGGTGCTCACCGCGCTCGACTCGGACGTGATCAAGACCTATGTCGCGATGGACCTGGGCGTCGGCATCCTCGCGCGCATGGCCTTCGATGCGGCCGAAGACAAGCGGCTCGGCATGGTTGACGCCTCGCACCTGTTCGAATCCAGCACCACGCGCCTGGGTCTGCGTCGCAACGCCTTCCTGCGCGGCTACGTGTATGCCTTCATCGAACTGTTCGCGCCGCATCTCACGAGGCGCATGGTCGACGCGGCGCTTACGGGCCGCGGGGAAGACGACTACGAACTCTGA
- a CDS encoding asparaginase, with protein MTLPRIVLLTTGGTIAGASDAASGPDEYTAGAIAGEALLASVPGLRERADILVEPCLALDSRDMGPEDWLTVARAARELIAREDVTGVVVTHGTDTLEETALALELLLPAAKPVVITGAMRPADAVSSDGPANLLDAVRVAIDPAARGRGALVVFAEQVLPARGVRKAHSARLDAFTAADGAVGATRPEVRFFRPPAPRPEALPWPDARLPRVEVVFVAAGTSPQWLEAACDMGARGIVLALTGNGSVPDAWREAIRRVTLAGVPVVRASRCGAGFVGHRRVDVELGTVAAGRLSPAQARVALSLAIAGADASAFAPIALTDGRPHQSS; from the coding sequence ATGACACTACCGAGAATCGTTCTGCTGACCACGGGCGGCACCATCGCCGGTGCGTCCGACGCCGCCTCCGGCCCCGACGAATACACCGCCGGGGCGATCGCCGGTGAGGCGTTGCTGGCCAGCGTGCCGGGCTTGCGCGAGCGCGCCGACATCCTCGTCGAGCCATGTCTGGCACTCGACAGTCGCGACATGGGCCCGGAAGACTGGCTCACGGTGGCGCGCGCCGCGCGCGAACTGATCGCCCGCGAGGACGTCACCGGGGTGGTCGTCACGCACGGCACGGACACGCTGGAAGAGACCGCGCTGGCGCTGGAACTGCTGTTGCCGGCGGCCAAACCGGTGGTGATCACCGGCGCGATGCGCCCGGCCGACGCGGTGTCGTCGGACGGCCCGGCGAATCTGCTCGACGCCGTGCGCGTGGCGATCGACCCGGCCGCGCGCGGGCGCGGCGCGCTGGTGGTGTTCGCCGAACAGGTGCTGCCCGCACGCGGCGTGCGCAAGGCCCACTCGGCGCGTCTCGACGCCTTCACCGCAGCCGACGGTGCGGTGGGTGCAACACGCCCCGAGGTGCGCTTCTTCCGCCCGCCCGCGCCGCGCCCGGAGGCCTTGCCGTGGCCGGACGCACGCCTGCCGCGGGTGGAGGTTGTGTTCGTCGCTGCCGGCACCTCGCCGCAATGGCTGGAGGCGGCCTGCGACATGGGCGCGCGCGGCATCGTGCTGGCACTGACCGGCAACGGCAGCGTGCCCGACGCCTGGCGCGAGGCGATCCGCCGCGTCACGCTGGCCGGTGTTCCGGTGGTGCGCGCGAGCCGCTGCGGCGCGGGCTTCGTCGGCCATCGGCGCGTCGATGTGGAACTCGGCACGGTCGCCGCCGGGCGGCTGTCGCCGGCACAGGCGCGGGTCGCACTGTCGCTGGCCATCGCCGGCGCGGACGCGTCGGCCTTTGCGCCGATCGCGCTGACCGACGGGCGCCCCCATCAGAGTTCGTAG
- a CDS encoding ABCB family ABC transporter ATP-binding protein/permease, with protein MRRSAATALPGPEPTERRDWQTLKSLLPYLWAYKGRVIFALACLIAAKGANVAVPVVFKGVIDALTITPEQAFIVVPAALLLAYGVLRFSNSLLTELREIIFARVTQQAVRRISLQVFRHLHALSLRFHLERQTGGLTRDIERGTRSINSLISYTLYSILPTLVEISLVIGILLVTYDAIFAIITLVTLSLYIVFTVQVTNWRTALRRHANELDSAANARAIDSLLNFETVKYFNNEEFEARRYDEQVDKWTRAQMKNQFSLSGLNIGQAAIVSVGVTLMMWQAADRVATGEMTIGDIVLVNAFLIQLYIPLNFLGVIYRELRQSLTDIERMFGLMHENREIADAPDALTLQPGPAAVRFEHVGFSYDPERQILEDVDFEVPAGHTVAVVGHSGSGKSTLARLLYRFYDVGAGAIRINGHDLRSLTQLSLRSAIGIVPQDTVLFNDTLFYNIQYGRPDASREEVEAAARAAQLTDFVARLPAGFDTRVGERGLKLSGGEKQRVAIARALLKNPAILIFDEATSALDSRTEKAIQTQLERAAAGRTAIVIAHRLSTVMDADEIIVLDQGRIVERGRHDELLAAGGDYARMWALQQQEAEEE; from the coding sequence ATGAGACGATCCGCCGCCACCGCCCTGCCCGGCCCCGAACCCACGGAGCGCCGCGACTGGCAGACCCTGAAGAGCCTGTTGCCCTATCTGTGGGCCTACAAGGGTCGCGTGATCTTCGCGCTGGCCTGTCTGATCGCCGCCAAGGGGGCCAACGTCGCGGTGCCGGTGGTGTTCAAGGGCGTCATCGACGCGCTGACGATCACCCCTGAACAGGCGTTCATCGTCGTGCCGGCGGCGCTGCTGCTGGCCTACGGTGTGCTGCGATTCTCCAATTCGCTGCTCACCGAGCTGCGCGAGATCATCTTCGCGCGGGTCACGCAACAGGCGGTGAGGCGCATCTCGCTGCAGGTCTTCCGCCATCTGCACGCACTGTCCCTGCGCTTTCATCTGGAGCGCCAGACCGGCGGGCTCACCCGCGACATCGAACGCGGCACGCGTTCGATCAACTCGCTGATCAGCTACACGCTGTATTCCATCCTGCCCACGCTGGTGGAGATCTCGCTGGTGATCGGCATCCTGCTGGTCACCTACGATGCGATCTTCGCCATCATTACTCTGGTCACCCTGAGTCTGTACATCGTGTTCACGGTGCAGGTGACGAACTGGCGCACGGCGTTGCGGCGTCACGCCAACGAGCTCGACTCGGCGGCCAATGCGCGCGCCATCGACTCCCTGCTCAACTTCGAGACGGTCAAGTACTTCAACAACGAGGAGTTCGAGGCGCGCCGCTACGACGAGCAGGTGGACAAATGGACGCGCGCGCAGATGAAGAACCAGTTCTCGCTGTCCGGGCTCAACATCGGCCAGGCGGCGATCGTGTCGGTGGGCGTGACGCTGATGATGTGGCAGGCCGCAGACCGCGTGGCCACCGGCGAGATGACCATCGGCGACATCGTGCTGGTCAACGCCTTCCTGATCCAGCTCTACATCCCGCTCAACTTCCTCGGCGTGATCTATCGCGAACTGCGCCAGTCGCTGACCGACATCGAGCGCATGTTCGGCCTGATGCACGAGAACCGCGAGATCGCCGACGCACCGGACGCGCTGACGCTGCAGCCGGGCCCGGCGGCGGTGCGTTTCGAGCACGTGGGCTTCTCCTACGATCCCGAGAGGCAGATCCTCGAGGACGTCGATTTCGAGGTGCCGGCCGGTCACACCGTGGCCGTCGTGGGGCATTCGGGTTCGGGCAAGTCGACGCTGGCGCGCCTGCTCTACCGCTTCTACGACGTCGGCGCCGGCGCCATCCGCATCAACGGCCACGACCTGCGCAGCCTCACGCAATTGAGCCTGCGCAGCGCCATCGGCATCGTTCCGCAGGACACCGTGCTGTTCAACGACACGCTGTTCTACAACATCCAGTACGGACGCCCCGATGCGAGCCGCGAGGAAGTCGAGGCGGCCGCGCGCGCGGCGCAACTGACCGACTTCGTCGCACGCCTGCCGGCCGGCTTCGACACGCGCGTGGGCGAACGCGGCCTGAAACTCTCCGGCGGCGAGAAGCAGCGCGTGGCGATCGCGCGCGCGCTGCTCAAGAACCCCGCCATCCTGATCTTCGACGAAGCCACCTCGGCGCTGGATTCGCGCACCGAGAAGGCCATCCAGACGCAGCTCGAACGTGCCGCCGCGGGACGCACCGCGATCGTCATCGCGCATCGGCTGTCCACGGTGATGGACGCAGATGAAATCATCGTGCTCGACCAGGGCCGCATCGTCGAGCGCGGTCGCCACGACGAATTGCTCGCGGCAGGCGGCGACTACGCGCGCATGTGGGCGTTGCAGCAACAGGAAGCCGAGGAGGAGTAA
- a CDS encoding acyl-CoA dehydrogenase has translation MGWILLIAAIAAIAFVFRHGPTRRRLIVTPAYRAFARATPSMSQTERDALEAGTVWWEGQLFSGRPDWDQLLDIPWPRLTDEEQAFLDGETEQLCRMIDDWNFTRRLDMSPEVWEFIRRRGFFSLIIPKEYGGKGFSAYAHSQVVTKLAACSSAPAVSVMVPNSLGPAELLLAYGTDAQKDHWLPRLAAGDEVPAFALTSPWAGSDAASIPDAGVICHGRWKGRKVLGMRVTFDKRYITLAPVCTVFGLAFRLYDPDHLLGETEDLGITVALVPRAHPGVEIGRRHLPLDAIWMNGPIRGRDVFMPLEFIIGGPERAGQGWRMLMECLAAGRSISLPAANTGTQKLTARAVGAYARVRRQFRTPIGRFEGVEEALGRIAANTWLCDAARVFTAGALDLGERPSVVSAIVKYHVTERARQTVNDGMDVIGGKGICLGPQNFLGRTYQQLPIGITVEGANILTRSLILFGQGAVRCHPYLRQEMQAIVDGDEAGFERAFLAHVKTFSRNLMRTFATGVFGSRLLGTPSRAGEHTRRYCQQLTRQSAAFAVLSDVCMFTLGATLKRRERLSARLGDVLSLLYLMSAGLRRFEAEGRPEEDAPLLHAAMWDAMFRVQIAFEGVLANLPNRKLAWLLARFLFPLGRPYVVPPDRFGAAAAATLLAPSSTRERLTQPISVSGDEDAPLVALDAALEATIDAEPLEARVSAALRDGRFAPGALASGDVDEIWQRAHAAGLIDAAELARIERRNRLRDKVIRVDDFPVDFDLRANLCTTDLAMTDENTAVAPKMKTRTRRQRKGPSTGE, from the coding sequence ATGGGCTGGATACTGTTGATTGCGGCGATTGCGGCAATCGCGTTCGTCTTCCGACATGGCCCGACGCGTCGCCGCCTGATCGTCACGCCCGCATACCGGGCGTTCGCCCGGGCCACGCCGAGCATGTCGCAGACCGAGCGCGACGCGCTCGAGGCCGGCACCGTGTGGTGGGAAGGGCAGCTGTTTTCCGGGCGGCCCGACTGGGACCAGCTGCTCGACATCCCCTGGCCGCGGCTCACCGACGAGGAGCAGGCCTTTCTCGACGGCGAGACCGAGCAGTTGTGCCGCATGATCGACGACTGGAACTTCACGCGCCGGCTCGACATGTCGCCCGAAGTGTGGGAATTCATTCGCCGCCGCGGCTTCTTTTCACTGATCATTCCTAAGGAATACGGCGGCAAGGGCTTTTCGGCCTACGCGCACTCGCAGGTCGTGACCAAGCTCGCGGCGTGCTCGTCGGCGCCGGCCGTGTCGGTGATGGTGCCCAATTCGCTGGGACCGGCCGAACTGCTGCTGGCCTATGGCACCGACGCGCAGAAGGACCACTGGCTGCCGCGCCTGGCAGCCGGTGACGAGGTTCCGGCCTTCGCCCTGACCAGCCCGTGGGCCGGTTCGGACGCGGCCTCGATTCCCGATGCGGGGGTGATCTGTCACGGTCGTTGGAAGGGGCGCAAGGTGCTCGGCATGCGCGTCACCTTCGACAAGCGCTATATCACGCTCGCGCCGGTGTGCACGGTGTTCGGCCTGGCTTTCCGCCTGTACGACCCCGATCATCTGCTGGGCGAGACCGAGGATCTGGGCATCACCGTGGCGCTGGTGCCGCGCGCGCATCCCGGCGTGGAAATCGGCCGCCGTCATCTGCCGCTGGACGCCATCTGGATGAACGGCCCGATCCGCGGCAGGGACGTGTTCATGCCGCTGGAGTTCATCATCGGCGGGCCGGAGCGCGCCGGACAGGGCTGGCGCATGCTGATGGAGTGCCTCGCCGCCGGGCGCAGCATCTCGTTGCCGGCGGCCAACACCGGCACGCAGAAGCTCACCGCGCGTGCGGTCGGCGCCTATGCACGCGTGCGCCGCCAGTTCCGCACGCCGATCGGGCGCTTCGAAGGCGTCGAGGAGGCGCTCGGCCGCATCGCCGCCAACACCTGGCTGTGCGATGCCGCCCGTGTATTCACGGCCGGCGCGCTGGACCTGGGCGAGCGTCCCTCGGTGGTCTCGGCCATCGTCAAGTACCACGTCACCGAACGCGCACGCCAGACCGTCAACGACGGCATGGACGTGATCGGCGGCAAGGGCATCTGCCTGGGGCCGCAGAACTTCCTCGGGCGAACCTACCAGCAACTGCCGATCGGCATCACCGTCGAGGGTGCCAACATCCTCACACGCAGCCTGATCCTCTTCGGCCAGGGTGCGGTCCGCTGCCATCCGTATCTGCGACAGGAAATGCAGGCGATCGTCGACGGCGACGAGGCCGGCTTCGAACGGGCTTTCCTCGCGCATGTGAAGACCTTCTCGCGCAACCTCATGCGTACCTTCGCCACCGGCGTGTTCGGCTCGCGGCTGCTCGGCACACCGAGTCGCGCGGGCGAGCACACGCGCCGCTACTGTCAGCAGCTCACGCGTCAGTCGGCCGCATTCGCGGTCCTCTCCGACGTGTGCATGTTCACGCTCGGCGCCACGCTCAAGCGTCGCGAACGGCTGTCGGCGCGGCTCGGCGACGTCCTGTCGCTGCTGTACCTGATGAGCGCTGGCCTGCGTCGCTTCGAGGCCGAGGGTCGACCCGAGGAAGATGCCCCGCTGCTGCATGCGGCGATGTGGGATGCGATGTTCCGCGTGCAGATCGCCTTCGAGGGGGTGCTCGCGAACCTTCCGAACCGCAAGCTCGCGTGGCTGCTCGCGCGCTTCCTCTTTCCGCTGGGGCGGCCCTATGTCGTGCCGCCGGACCGCTTCGGTGCTGCGGCCGCGGCCACGCTGCTCGCGCCGTCGAGTACGCGCGAGCGCCTGACGCAGCCGATCTCGGTGTCCGGCGACGAGGACGCCCCGCTGGTCGCGCTCGATGCCGCACTCGAGGCGACGATAGACGCCGAGCCGCTGGAGGCGCGCGTGAGCGCGGCGCTGCGTGACGGCCGCTTCGCGCCGGGGGCGCTGGCCAGCGGTGACGTCGACGAGATCTGGCAGCGCGCGCACGCGGCCGGCCTGATCGACGCGGCCGAACTCGCGCGAATCGAGCGGCGCAATCGCTTGCGCGACAAGGTCATCCGCGTCGACGACTTTCCGGTCGACTTCGACCTGCGTGCGAATCTGTGCACCACCGATCTGGCCATGACGGACGAAAACACCGCGGTCGCCCCTAAAATGAAGACCCGAACGAGACGCCAACGCAAAGGTCCATCCACCGGTGAGTGA
- a CDS encoding acetyl-CoA C-acetyltransferase → MSEAIYIVDGARTPFLKARGRPGPFSAADLATACGTQLLARQPFAPDALDQVILGCASPAPDEANIARVVALRMGCGHRMPAWTTQRNCASGLQAIDSACAEIRLGRAELMLAGGVDALSRTPLMFSDAFVRWLADWRGAPGLRARLRLMRRLRLRDLAPEPALVRGLTDPVIGQMMGQTAENLAARFGISRDEMDTWALRSHARAVAAREAGLFDEIVPLIGPDGALYASDDGVRPDSGPADLARLKPLFDRKYGNVTAGNSSQVTDGAAWLVLASERAVERHGLRPQARIVDCAWAALDPAEMGLGPVHACAPLLARNDLSGSDIGLWEINEAFAAQVIACLRAWEDEDYCRDEFGMDCGTGAPPIGRINIDGGAIALGHPVGATGPRIVLHLVAAMRREAVARGIATLCVGGGQGGAMLLEAVE, encoded by the coding sequence GTGAGTGAAGCCATCTACATCGTCGACGGCGCGCGCACGCCCTTCCTCAAGGCACGCGGCCGGCCCGGCCCGTTTTCGGCAGCCGATCTGGCCACCGCCTGCGGCACGCAACTGCTCGCGCGACAGCCCTTCGCGCCGGACGCGCTCGACCAGGTCATTCTCGGCTGCGCCAGTCCGGCGCCAGACGAGGCCAACATCGCGCGCGTGGTCGCGCTGCGCATGGGCTGCGGCCACCGCATGCCGGCGTGGACCACGCAGCGCAACTGCGCCTCCGGCCTGCAGGCCATCGATTCGGCCTGCGCCGAGATCCGGCTGGGGCGCGCCGAACTGATGCTCGCCGGTGGCGTCGACGCGCTTTCACGCACGCCGTTGATGTTCTCGGACGCCTTCGTGCGCTGGCTCGCCGACTGGCGCGGCGCGCCCGGACTGCGTGCGCGCCTGCGTCTGATGCGTCGTCTGCGCCTGCGCGATCTGGCGCCGGAGCCGGCGCTGGTGCGCGGGTTGACCGACCCGGTGATCGGCCAGATGATGGGTCAGACGGCCGAGAATCTGGCTGCGCGCTTCGGCATTTCGCGCGACGAGATGGACACCTGGGCGCTGCGCAGCCACGCCCGCGCCGTGGCTGCGCGCGAGGCCGGACTGTTCGACGAGATCGTGCCGCTGATCGGCCCCGACGGCGCGCTCTATGCGAGCGACGACGGCGTGCGCCCGGATTCCGGTCCGGCCGACCTGGCGCGCTTGAAACCCTTGTTCGACCGCAAGTACGGCAATGTCACGGCCGGCAACAGCTCGCAGGTCACCGACGGCGCGGCCTGGCTGGTGCTGGCGAGCGAACGCGCCGTCGAACGCCACGGCCTGCGACCGCAGGCGCGCATCGTCGATTGCGCCTGGGCCGCGCTCGATCCGGCCGAGATGGGTCTGGGGCCGGTGCACGCATGCGCACCGCTGCTCGCGCGCAATGACCTGAGCGGGTCCGACATCGGCCTGTGGGAGATCAACGAGGCCTTCGCCGCGCAGGTCATCGCCTGTTTGCGCGCGTGGGAAGACGAAGACTATTGCCGCGATGAATTCGGCATGGACTGCGGCACCGGCGCGCCGCCGATCGGGCGCATCAACATCGATGGCGGCGCGATCGCGCTGGGGCACCCGGTCGGCGCCACCGGGCCGCGCATCGTCCTGCACCTGGTCGCGGCGATGCGCCGCGAGGCCGTCGCGCGCGGCATCGCCACGCTGTGCGTGGGCGGCGGGCAGGGGGGCGCTATGCTGCTGGAGGCGGTCGAATGA